The Nitrospirota bacterium genomic interval ATAAATTAATATGTAAATGGGGAGCCGTGGTATTACCGGAATTTCCGACCTCTCCAATTTTTGCTCCTATTCTCACGTGCTGACCCAAAGAAACTGCAATCGACCCCATTTTCAGATGAGCCATTAGAACGGCAAAACCTTTTGGGGATTGAATGACGACGTGATTTCCCGCATTTGGTCGGAAGTCGATCTTACCATTCTCACTTTTTGGACGAAAAAGAAAAGACCGTAAATAGGCACTGAAAAACTCTTTAAAGAAATTTAGGCTTTTTCGATCCTGCCAGCCATCTTGTGCCTGTACAACAACGCCATCACAAGGCGCAAAAACAGGCCTTGACCACCCAAACCATTCTTCTGACTGAACCAGA includes:
- a CDS encoding M23 family metallopeptidase; translated protein: MKKDFSSESGPVIEFPLRGEWGYMRAPGHHPFAFDFMGRAEGQRGYFPGSKLRYFINLVQSEEWFGWSRPVFAPCDGVVVQAQDGWQDRKSLNFFKEFFSAYLRSFLFRPKSENGKIDFRPNAGNHVVIQSPKGFAVLMAHLKMGSIAVSLGQHVRIGAKIGEVGNSGNTTAPHLHINLFDQGDNLLKAKVIPFYFRHFEKWNGSIWEKIHNSLPQNRQRIRL